A region from the Pseudomonas sp. P8_229 genome encodes:
- a CDS encoding DUF799 domain-containing protein, translated as MISRTLKLLAAGLALTVLGGCVAPKTVDYSAYKQARPKTILVLPPLNTSPDVKASYSLLSQVTFPLAEAGYYVLPIALVDETFRQNGLTTPDDIHQAPANKLKEIFGADAALYITVTEYGTRYMVISSETAVTATAKLVDLKSGTTLWTGSARASSEEGGNNSGGGLVGMLISAAVKQVINSSTDAGYPMAGVASNRLLSAGQHAGLLYGPRSPKYGTD; from the coding sequence ATGATCTCGCGCACCCTGAAACTGCTGGCCGCCGGTTTGGCCCTGACCGTGCTCGGTGGCTGCGTCGCGCCGAAAACCGTCGACTATTCAGCGTACAAACAGGCACGTCCGAAGACCATTCTGGTACTGCCGCCGCTGAACACTTCGCCCGACGTGAAAGCCTCGTACAGCCTGTTGTCGCAAGTGACGTTTCCGCTGGCCGAGGCCGGTTACTACGTACTGCCGATCGCTCTGGTGGACGAAACCTTCCGCCAGAACGGCCTGACCACGCCGGATGACATCCATCAGGCGCCGGCCAACAAGCTCAAGGAAATCTTCGGCGCCGACGCTGCGCTGTACATCACCGTGACCGAGTACGGTACGCGGTACATGGTCATCAGCAGCGAAACTGCTGTGACCGCCACCGCCAAACTGGTGGACCTGAAATCCGGCACCACGCTGTGGACCGGTTCGGCACGGGCGTCGAGCGAAGAGGGTGGCAACAACAGTGGTGGCGGCCTCGTCGGCATGCTGATCAGCGCCGCGGTGAAGCAGGTGATCAACAGTTCGACCGATGCCGGTTACCCGATGGCCGGTGTGGCGAGCAATCGTCTGCTGTCGGCCGGTCAGCACGCCGGCCTGTTGTATGGCCCGCGTTCGCCGAAGTACGGCACTGACTGA